Proteins encoded in a region of the Vicia villosa cultivar HV-30 ecotype Madison, WI linkage group LG5, Vvil1.0, whole genome shotgun sequence genome:
- the LOC131607154 gene encoding scarecrow-like protein 3: protein MSHSSSLGSTHPWIKELKSEERGLYLIHLLLTCANHVASCNLENANASLEQISMLASPDGDTMQRIAAYFTEALADRILKTWSGLHKALNSTRMVMVSEEILVQKLFFELFPFLKVAFILTNQAIVEAMEGEKMIHIIDLNAAEPAQWIALLQVLSSRPEGPPHLRITGVNPKKEVLDQIAHRLIEEAEKLDIPFQFNPVVSKLENLDLDKLRVKTGEALAISSILQLHTLLASNDETMKRKSPLLLKSPNGIHLQRFQPMNQTTLGDLLAKDMVNGYTKSPNSTSSSSPASSNTSNPMSMENFLNALWSLSPKVMVVTEQDSNHNGATLMERLLEALYSYAALFDCLESTVSRNSLERKRVEKMLFGEEIKNIIACEGLERKERHEKLDKWFMRFDLAGFGNVPLSYFGRLQARRFLQSNGCEGYRMREENGCVAVCWQDRSLFSISAWRTRK, encoded by the coding sequence ATGTCACATTCATCTAGCTTAGGGTCTACACACCCTTGGATTAAGGAACTGAAATCTGAAGAAAGGGGTTTGTATTTGATTCATTTGTTGCTCACTTGTGCTAATCATGTAGCTTCTTGCAATCTTGAGAATGCTAATGCTTCACTTGAGCAAATTTCGATGCTTGCTTCTCCCGACGGCGACACTATGCAGAGGATCGCAGCGTATTTTACCGAAGCGCTCGCTGACCGGATACTGAAAACATGGTCTGGTCTTCATAAAGCGCTAAACTCTACTAGAATGGTTATGGTTTCGGAAGAGATTCTTGTGCAGAAGCTCTTTTTCGAGCTTTTCCCTTTCTTGAAGGTAGCGTTTATTCTTACGAATCAGGCTATCGTTGAGGCGATGGAAGGGGAGAAAATGATTCATATAATTGATCTCAATGCAGCCGAGCCTGCTCAGTGGATTGCGCTTCTTCAAGTTTTGAGTTCGCGTCCTGAAGGTCCTCCGCATTTGAGAATCACCGGGGTTAATCCGAAAAAAGAGGTTTTGGATCAGATAGCTCATAGACTGATAGAAGAAGCTGAAAAATTGGATATACCATTCCAATTCAATCCTGTTGTTAGCAAATTAGAAAACCTCGATTTAGATAAACTTCGTGTAAAAACCGGGGAGGCATTAGCGATTAGTTCGATTCTCCAATTACATACCTTGTTAGCCTCAAACGATGAaaccatgaagagaaaatctcctcTTTTGTTGAAATCTCCAAATGGAATTCACTTGCAAAGATTCCAGCCGATGAACCAAACCACCTTAGGCGATTTGCTTGCGAAAGATATGGTTAACGGATACACCAAAAGTCCTAACTCAACCTCGTCATCATCACCAGCTTCTTCGAACACTTCAAATCCAATGAGTATGGAGAATTTTCTCAATGCATTGTGGAGTTTATCACCGAAAGTAATGGTGGTAACAGAACAAGACTCTAATCATAACGGCGCAACACTTATGGAGAGGCTACTAGAAGCTCTATATTCTTACGCAGCGTTGTTCGATTGTTTGGAATCAACAGTGTCACGAAACTCATTGGAAAGAAAAAGAGTAGAGAAAATGCTTTTTGGGGAAGAAATCAAAAACATTATTGCATGTGAAGGGTTAGAAAGAAAGGAAAGGCACGAAAAGCTTGATAAGTGGTTCATGAGATTTGATTTAGCTGGTTTTGGCAATGTGCCTTTGAGTTATTTCGGTAGGTTACAAGCAAGGAGATTCTTGCAGAGTAACGGTTGCGAAGGGTATAGAATGAGGGAGGAAAATGGTTGTGTGGCAGTATGTTGGCAAGATAGGTCCTTGTTTTCGATATCGGCTTGGAGAACAAGGAAGTAA
- the LOC131607155 gene encoding uncharacterized protein LOC131607155, whose product MAATSTCLTLTILVVFGTLLYNTDNVSAQCGGSLPALISECSKFVQKSGPTIPPSPGCCAVIRTFDVPCACKMVTKEAEKFVSIQKTIFVARSCGVKLPAGLQCGSVKVPPKAMK is encoded by the exons ATGGCAGCTACTAGCACTTGTTTGACCTTGACAATATTGGTGGTTTTTGGAACATTATTGTACAACACAGACAATGTTTCAGCTCAATGTGGAGGAAGTCTTCCAGCTCTAATTTCTGAGTGTTCCAAGTTTGTTCAGAAATCTGGACCAACAATTCCACCATCACCAGGATGTTGCGCAGTGATAAGAACCTTCGATGTTCCATGTGCATGTAAAATGGTCACTAAAGAAGCCGAAAAGTTTGTGAGTATTCAAAAGACAATATTTGTTGCAAGGTCTTGTGGAGTGAAACTTCCTGCTGGACTGCAATGTGGAT CTGTTAAAGTGCCTCCAAAAGCAATGAAGTGA
- the LOC131607156 gene encoding protein TORMOZ EMBRYO DEFECTIVE-like has product MAPSLCACSDSIKIVGSANASIRSTLEGDSEKFTALDLGPNDKLLFSSSHNRKIRVWDLSTLKCVCSWKVKSLEAKAKVILSVNIPLSAIEHELSAKKPIPPSSILKL; this is encoded by the exons ATGGCTCCTTCATTGTGTGCATGCAGCGATTCCATTAAAATCGTCGGTTCCGCCAACGCATCCATCAGGTCCACCCTCGAAGGTGACTCTGAAAAATTCACCGCTTTGGATCTTGGTCCCAATGATAAACTTCTCTTCTCTTCTAGCCACAACAGGAAAATCAGAGTTTGGGACTTATCCACTCTCAAATGTGTGTGCTCGTGGAAG GTGAAAAGCCTGGAAGCTAAAGCTAAAGTTATCCTAAGCGTCAACATCCCACTAAGTGCAATAGAACATGAGCTCAGTG CTAAAAAGCCTATTCCTCCATCTTCTATCCTGAAGCTGTAG